CAAAAGGGCTTGGTTGGGTTGATTACCACGGCAAAAGTTTTGCAGGAATTCGTGAGCCAGCCGCATCAATTCATTCATCCGCACGTCTTCCTTGCGATCGTATGGAATTTGAAGCAGATCCAGCACCACAGTGTGGACTCCCATGTTCCTCAGCAGCCGCTGCTCGTGTTTGCGAGGTCTCAAATTGCTATTCGACCCTCCGCCTGATCCACTTCCGCTACCCCCGCCGACACTACCCCCTTGGCTACCTACGGACGACGCCGTGGTGAGGACGGGCTGGACGCAAAGTCGGTTCATTCTTGCCAGGATTTGCTGGATTTGTTTGTAATTGATGGCTTGCGATTCGTCCAATGGCGGACCAATGTCCAGGTCGATTCGCCGACCCTTGTTTGTCGGAGGTGCTCAGCATCGGCCCTCGGACCGCAGGTTTCTTGTTGGGTGGCAGCGGATGATGCTGAATGATGCTGTTGTTATTGTCGAGGAGCAACGAGTCTGGTTGACCCTGGCCTCCTTCTTCGTCTAATAGATCCGCTGGTTCTTTTTTGATGACAACCTTCTTTTCATCCCCACCTCCATTGATTGCTGGACTGCTGACTTCGTCCTCAGCCGTTGCCATTTTGGCCTTGTAGACCCACAATTCCGATTTCTCCACTAACAGACGCAACCCGTCAAGATCGGCTTTGATTTGCTTGTAGGATTCAACGTCGCTGTCGGACACGAGCAGTTGGACTTGCTTGAACGCCTGCAGCACTTCATGGCGCTGCGAAAAGTGGCGGAAGAGAAGACGAAGTGCGCCAGAAACGAGGGGTGGCGAGTCGTGCATCgtcaacagcagcaacacACGCAAAAATGTCTTGCCTCCTTGGCCGTCCAGATCCAAATCACAGAAAGCTCCATCATCGTCGTCATTTTCACTATTCTCCATGACtgtaaatcagaaattccaaAATTCCAAATGAGAAAAATGCGCCATAAAATGGTGTCAACTTATGTTAGTTTCATTAAAGATCACACCTCCTATGtggatttttgtgtggtgatTATCGAATATGCTCTCGGCTTTTAAACTGATCGATTCCAAATCAATTCGCTTTTCGAGTAACTTGGGCGTGTCATTTCCGCTTGTAGGACCAGATGGACTCGATTCGTCAAATTCTCGGCGGAAAATGGACAATAAGCAGCTGATGCGATAGTCCAGCCGCATATTCATGATGAACTGAAGGATTTCTATGATTTTCAATTTCGTGTCCATAACCAACGggtcttcttttttcaacgCGGCCTGCGCCTGTTTTTTGCGCAACGAGAGCGGCATGGGCGACTTGGCGAAACCAGCAGTACCCAGGGCCAAACTGGTCATGACGGCACCCATGTCGCCTAGGGATCGCAGCACTCCACCTCCATCGGGAGTGTCCAgttcttggctgttgctgctgccATTGGATTGCTGTTGATTTTGGCCTGAAGGTCCTTGGTTGTTCTTGTGGTAATATTCAGCATCGCCAGGACTAGACGCACTGTCCAGGATGTTTAGCAACGTCCTCGTCAATCTTAATAAATCGCTAAAGCTGTAGAAACCAAAGTAGATGAGCTCCCTTGCTAATTTCACAACCTAATCGtaacgggggaaaaaaaaaaaatatataatatataaaaaaatatatataaaaaaaaatataaataaaaattttaaaaaaaaaattatataatcCTATAGAAGAAGACCTAATAGAATAGGCGCGTCTTTAatcagcgccatctagcggtcggcATTAGTACTAACCTCGAACGTCAGCTTGTTTTGATCCTTGCATTGAAGACTCCACGCTTTATGCACGAGATTGCAGAGATAATCTTCGACAAACATCATGGTCGAATTGAATTTCTGGTGAACGGCTTCTTTGTTCTCGTGCTCCGGTAATTTGTTGTCGTAATCTTCGATAGAAAGCTGTTTGGGGATCTCGGACCACAGCCTTGCATATTTGACGGGCGTGACGGGCTCTTGCGGATCGCGGTCGACGTGCATGTGTAGCAGCAATCGACAAAAGGAAGCACGCAACTCGTAAGGCAACGCTTCGTCCGCCATCGATCTGTACGAAgagataaacgtaaaaaatggGTCCATAAATTATGACTGGAAAATAACTGGAACGCACCCGAAAGAAAACATAGAGAAAGTTGCAACATACTTGAGAATAAGGTCGATGCCGAGATGCTCTGATAATCTATTGATGGCCAGATATTGGCGATCCAGGCACATGTTGCTGAATAAATCCAATTGGTGTCGATAGTAGTCCAGAATGGCCTGTTCTTCAACCCCCCCTCCTCGAGCTCTCAGGGCTAAATCGGCCAACTTTCTCGTGGTCTGCTGACGTCCCCAAATGAGAATGACATCGTCGTCCTCGTAATTGAAACTATCTGGATCCATTTCCATCTCCTGTGGAGTGAGCAGCATTCTCGTATCCAATAAAATGTCCGAATTTTCAGGGCTGAGTACGCTTTTACAAATCAACTCTTGCGTGACGGGAATGGCCACTTTGTTTGACAGACACAAGTCAGACAGATAATCGAGGAATCGCCTGAACGAGTTCAAACCCATTAAAATTGAATATAAATGAGATTCAAGTTGTCCAATAAAAATACCATTCCCATTGGCGCATATTTTTGCGGACAAGTCCAACGAACGTTTCGATCTCGGCGGCCGTAATGTGCTTTTCCAGCAACTTTGCGATTATTGTGAAGCAAAGCCGTGATGGTGTCCTCTGCCAGAATATCATAACCGATTTGCTTCTGCATGAAGCCAAAGTGCTTGGCGATGTATTCCTGATGAATAGTAATAAATCGTGTTCAAGCCATTGCATGTTCAGTCTGGGCTTTGCCAAAGGTGTTGGTCCAACGAGAAACAAAATGCGAATCAAACCTGATTTTTGCGATAGTCCTGGAAACTGAGGCGGAATATGCGATAGCATAGACGGAAAATGTACTTGTAAGGCGCATTTTTGGGATCTTGAAGCTCGTCCAATCGAAGCCAAGGGCCTTCGCTGTCTTTGCTGGGCTCGAGAAACGGGGTCTGCAGGATCTTAAACAGTTGTTTCAATATCGATTGCTCTCTCAGCAACTTCTGCCGGTCGCGATTTGTAACGGTCACTTGCAATTCAAGAGCATCCGATTTGTTCTGATCGGCTTCGCCATTGGCAATAAAATAGATAATATCTTGCAATAAACTAGTGATGGATCGTCGCTCATTTTGCGATATGGTTCCCTTCTCTAAACGAGCAGACACTCCGACCAACACTTTGCACGCGTCGTTGGCAAAATCCAAGTCACGAACTTCAATGGCAGGCACTGGAACTAAGGCAAAGGCTTCTTTGTCCTCTTTGATGATGGCGCTGCCCACCTTAGACATGACGGGCTTTTCCTCGTCCTTGTCGATAGGTATGGCCGTACTATGCACCCAGGTGTTGGTGCACAGGTGGCGCAACCGGACGAATGACGACTGAGGAACGAGCGAATCTGCCCGGGTTAAAGTTGTTGGGTCCAGTTCGAAAATGGAGGCAATTTCATTGGCATGAGGAACCGGTACCAAATGGTATACCGGGCCGTTGTTGGAGTCGCGTAATTTGCTTCGCATTCCGTCCACTGCCGTGTCATCATCTACTTCGGCCGCCAGGTATTGACCAGTGGCTAAATGCTTGAAACGGAAAAGGGAATTCCAATGGCCGGCACCGCCACGGCACGGGTCATGCTGGACGACTTCCACCTATATCCCACACATAATGATttgaaaaatagataaataaatcaaatcaaataacatGACAATAAATTTGCCTTTTATGATGCACTCACCTCCCAAAGGGCTTTGCTGGACGTGGCTGAGGTAGCCGAAACTCGGCCAGTTGTTCGCAAAAATACGTGTTGCTTTTTCTTGTGTTCGTCCATAGTCAAGAACTTTTCCTGTTCGGCGTGAAAGAGGCGGACTACATCGCCACCTTTCAGGACGTCATCTAGGTTTTCCCTGTGTTCCATAAATAGCGAAATCTTCCAGGGAGTTGTAGAATTGACAACATTAACTTCTTTGCAACCAGGATTGTCTGGCAGTTCATGATTAGCCGCCACGTGCAGAACTTGGCTGCCACCGTTTACGGGATTGAGGATAACTTTGTCACCCAAAACGACGGTATCTCCGGTTGAGCGCAATTTGTAGAAAGGCAGAATATAGAACCAGGAACCCTCATTGCCCGAAGGATCCAGCGACACCCTCATGGCGTTTTTCTCTAGTAGAGCGGGCAGGCGTTTGTTGACCGTCAAAAACTTGTTGGATTTCAAATGCAGCAACTGCACCACGCTGCCATACCTAACCAGACTGCCCATCACCTTTTTGTTCTCCGTTTCATTCTGTTTCTTCTCAATTTCCGCAGCATGGTGCAGCCTTTTGAGAAGGGAGGCATCTCCACATTCCACCACCAGCTGAACTCTGTTTTGCAGCTTTCCAGAATTGCTTCTGAGATGAATATCGGTTCATGGGGCATATTTTAAATAAACAGTCTAcagaaaaaattgaagaaagtTCATGCTCGCATTTTCGATGGATGCCTCAAGATTTTCGCTCTTCTCTTCTTACCTCTAAATTTCTTGGGTGGGTTAGTCAAATCACCAGCTTCAGGGTTCACTACACATCTGTCATCTACGAGactgaaaattgtttttaaaaatgttacGTTACAATAAACTATTTAAGGATAAGAAAATATTGTACCCAAGTGTGCTGAGAAAGGCAGAAACACTGCCTTCTGCAAACAAAGAGACAATATCTCCCAGGTGCAAAAAAGATCCAGAGCCAAGTAATTCCCCCATCATAACAAGCCTCTAGTCGAGAAACCGACCAACGAGGCGATCGACAACACGCAACACAAATTTCAgatcgtgttgacctgaatCAAACGACCATTACACCATTGGCAACCTGTTGCCAAGTTCAGATGAGAACAATGAACAAATGGATTATTACAAATAGTACAACTAGGAAAGTTCATtaagttgaaaacaaaaagaacaacgAAATGGATTGTTACATGAAACCACCTGCTGTAGTGAACACTTGAACAAACACACAAGTGCAACAAGTGTCACGTCTCCATTTTTGCCCGAAAGTGGTCTGCTGCCCCTGTAGGGATAGAGGCCTCACCTACAAAACAGACTGTTAGCACGCGGCTTATCGTAACAGGATGCTACGAGTACTCGTGATATTTTGACAATGTTGGGATGGCTAGCATCAAAAAGATGTGTGCTTTACAGTTACTCAATATGGAAGTTGCTGCACTTTCGGAACGGTTATGTAAAATCTAAAattacaaaataataataataataataaaaataaattagaaaGCCAAATGAAACGATAGGTTCTCGATAGATGGACTTACTGTCGACTGCAATGTTTTCAAAACAACAAGTTACTGACAGCTAGTCCAAATCATCCAGGGACTTTATGCTCCGTTGATGCACAGAAAAGTGTGAAAAGCCGGCACAATGAATAACCAACTTAATGATCCAGAAACAGTCGCCAAACGATTGCGGTTTGAAACCAAATATCTGCGGAAACGATTTCCATTTCGGTCGGCTGGAGCCGCTGCCGATAAGCGGCAAGACATTCGAGAGAAAAGTGACCAGAGCCTTGCAACACCCCCCACTACTGCCAGCCACCAGAACTGTGGGAGCAGCAAACATGAAGTGAAAGTGGGTGAGGGATCTGATGATACAATGCTTGAACGGTTTGTTCTTCAACACCCAGTAAATCTGTAAGATAATTCAAATCTAATGATGCCAAATGTTATATAGACTAGCTGTTGAAGAATTGTTGCAAGAAGCTGCAAAAAGCAAGGCCAGAGCTGACGTCGGAGGCCCGTCAGAATGGAGCAAGAAGCCTGCAAGGGTGAACAAGCGTTTTGTGGTCAACTCCCTCCTTCTGACAGaatcacaaaacaaaaggaagtCCAGCACCTCCAGTGTCAAGGAATAGAGATTTATTGGAGTTCAATGAATCTGCAAATATAGACATCAAACATGCAATCCAAACCTCGAAAAAGGAAACGTAAAATATaccatcttaaaaaaaaaaaagggacaaccAAGAGAAACCTCTATGTTAAGTCATTCAAGgcttttgtttaatttcaattaattcttgattaaatataaaaaagattcAGGAATATTCTTTGCTGGAATGTCATCGTTTAAATGGATGAAGGTTTCACCCACTTGTACGAGCCCGAGTATTTAAAGTTGTTACGCGCCAACAAGTCGTCAGCCTCTCTCGGACCTCTTGAGCCATACCTTTCGTGCAAGCAAAAAAATAGATAAGTAAAATTAAAGACAGGGCAGAAATTTCAACATTTGATGTGAAACAAACTTGTAAGGCACAGGCTTCATTTTGTCCTCTTCAATTTGATGCAAGAGCGGTGTAAAAATGCGCCAAGCTTCTGCCAATTCATCCGATCGGACAAAATGCATTTGAGATCCACAAAAAACGTCGAGAATCAAGCGTTCGTAGGCGTCTGGCATTTTTACGTGctgaaaatgttttaaattagTTATTAGTAAATAAAATTCCAGTATTCGTGGTATAGATTATTCTCCCCATAATAAAAAACCACTGACTTCAGAAAGACAAAAATGATACCTTGTAACGTGCTCCATACGTCAGATCGAGTTCAGTTTCCTCCATATCGAAACTCATGCCTGGTGTTTTAGTGACCATTTTGACGTAGATGGCCTCGCCTGGTTGAACACGAATGACCAACTCGTTGCGCTTGGCCTGTCCTTGGAAAATATCCCCAGGTACATCACGGTACTGGATCCGAACTTCAGCCTTTCGTTCGTTCAATGCTTTACCGCAACGAAGAATAAATGGCACACCATCCCATCGCTCATTGTTGATCCGCAACGCAGCAGAGGCATAGGTGGGCGTCCTCGAGTCTTTCGGCACCGTCGGATCATCTAAATAGCCCTCCTTGGCTTCGCCCTGGCCTTCAGGATCACCAACGTACTGGCCAAGAACAACATCGTTCAACGTCAATGTCGGTATGCATTTGAGAACTTTGACTTTTTCATCGCGAATGTCGTTTGGATGAGTTGAGGCTGGTTTTTCCATGGCCGTCAGGCAAAGCATTTGCAACAGATGGTTCTGCATGACATCTCGGATGATGCCGAATTCATCAAAATAGCCGCCACGACCTTCAGTGCCAAAAGGTTCTTTGAACGTGATGAGGACGCTGGCGATGCTTTCACGATTCCACGTTGGCCCGAATAGGCGATTGCCGAATCTGAGAATCATCAAATTCTGGACCATTTCCTTTCCGAGGTAGTGATCAATTCGGTAGATTTGCTCCTCACGAAATAAGCGATGCCAAATGGGCCGACAAGTGGGCAGAAGATTCCAGGTCTCGTCCGAACGGTTTCTCCACAATCACTCGAGTCCAACCcctagttttttgttttgttttcaattgtcATTATTAAACTAAGGATGAATCCAATATTGAAAAGATGAAATATATCGACTAGTTTACTTTTTTGCCATGCAGGCACTGCGAATGTTGGCCGTAACGGCTTCAAAGACGAAAGGCGGAACAGCCAGATAGAATAGTCGATTAGCTGCAGGTCCGCGTTCATATTGGCTCATCTCTTGATCGAGTAATTCGAAATCCCTTCGCGAATCATAACCGCCAGCAACGTAACGATTGGCCTCCCAAAATGCTTCATAGCGTTCCTGTTCGTCATCCTTCACTTTCATGTACTTGTGGCATTTGGCCCTCAATTCGTCCACTTTCATGTGCGAACGAGCGTAACCGAAAAAGAACGTGTTCTTCGGCAATAGGTTGTCACGATATAGCCACCAGATGGTTGGGTAGATCTTTTTGCTCGCCAGATCACCCTGTATTGGGAAAGAGATAATCGAAAAACACAATTGAAATATTAATTTCCCATTCTAGAATCAATATGGTGTGGGTGAAAGTGCGAGCGTTTGCGCTGTGGTGCATTTTCATCTTAAATACCATTTCGCGTGGAAATACCGTAATTCGTCCTATCTAATAATCGGTTCCAACACCATAGGAGCGCAATCAGCCAGTTTATGTGTGtaattttttggggggtggaGGGGGGGAGTTTAATGACTAACTTAACGACAAGAAAGAGAATACGTGTTCTATAACCTCATCATTAAAGTTGCCGAACCACTTTTCAGGTAAAAATTCCCGGTCTaaatttggtttttgtgttttaaaaagggtttgtttcttttctttctccgaATTCAGACGGGGAATTTgtgaacaaaagaaaagcgcgtgaatgttggaaaagaacaaaaacccGAAAATTGAGGGCACTTTCACGTGAGTCTAACAGAGCGTCGAGTGCTCGCTCATTCTCTTATGCATTACAATACGATCGCTTTTGCGGTGGCAGGCAATCCAACTTGGCGTAACTAGGGAAACAGAGAGACAGAACGATAGGGAGAGAGCGCAGATAATTTCTTTAGAAGATGAATTATCACTTGCCGACGTCATGGCGACTACATgaataaaacaataacaacaaaatgaaaaaataaaagtatatttacCGAAGCACCAAAGATGACGAAGAGATGAGGTATCGTCTCCTCAAAGACTTCTGCTTGCGACATGTGAACGGAACGCAGTGACTTGCGGATCAGCGAAAGCGAGTCTTCAGGCGACGATGCTGCTGTGAAcaattgcaaaataaaatcaattaaatgCTAGTTCAATTAGACTGGAATAGTGGAGCAATTGCGTGAGAAATAGAAAGAGTCTAATTCATTCACATCAcattcacacacaaaaaaggacgaagtaaaaaaaataaaaaataaaatagatcgAGGTTAGATTGGCGGAAATGGTCGACTGGCGCACGAAAGTTGGGGTTCAGCTAACCAAACAACTTGAAATTTATGCATATTGAAATAAGGAACATTGCAGCTTTCTAGATCACTTCAATCCTTCACCACAACGAGGTTAAACAatgttctcctttttttctccttgGCCAGTCACAAATGGATTTTTAAACGCCAAACCGTGTGGGTGTGGTTCGCCACAACTTCCACCGTTTAGCAATGATCTCGTTACAATCGGCCGTCCGTCTCGATTTCGGAATCGACAAATGTCAACGACTTGCGACACTCGAGAGGATGGCCATCCCCAAACTAACGGTACAAATGAAATGAAGACGAGCCCTAAATTGAGGTGTTGCAGCCCATAAGGAATGTGATTGCCTTGCGGCCAagttcaaattaaaaatccgTCTGTCGGCCAAATTCAATGGAACACTTAATCCATGTTGAGCATTGTCAAAATTGAAACAGTTGGAGATTTTGGTGGTGGCCCGTAATCTAAACTTATCTAATTATAAAACAGCGTGAATACCCACAACACGTTTCTCACGCCTTATACAACAAGGCCGTAAATTTCGATAATACGACGACGACAACACCAAAAAACAGCGATGCCTAACCAGGAAGAAACATAATAAAGAAAGTATgtgaaaaatgtttgtttaatACTTCCAACTTTAGTTCCCATGTCGTTATCTTCTGGTTGATTATGATGATGCTGAAGAGTCGTCGGAAGAATCACAACTACCGAGGTTTGAGAACGGCAGCAACTAGCCAAGGACCCCGTCTTGCCAACGATTGAGACAAACTATCTCTCAGGTCGGCCCTTTTTAATGCGTcg
This sequence is a window from Daphnia magna isolate NIES linkage group LG7, ASM2063170v1.1, whole genome shotgun sequence. Protein-coding genes within it:
- the LOC116926741 gene encoding uncharacterized protein LOC116926741 is translated as MNNQLNDPETVAKRLRFETKYLRKRFPFRSAGAAADKRQDIREKSDQSLATPPTTASHQNCGSSKHEVKVGEGSDDTMLERLAVEELLQEAAKSKARADVGGPSEWSKKPARVNKRFVVNSLLLTESQNKRKSSTSSVKE
- the LOC116926732 gene encoding LOW QUALITY PROTEIN: glucose-6-phosphate 1-dehydrogenase (The sequence of the model RefSeq protein was modified relative to this genomic sequence to represent the inferred CDS: deleted 1 base in 1 codon) — translated: MGTKVGTASSPEDSLSLIRKSLRSVHMSQAEVFEETIPHLFVIFGASGDLASKKIYPTIWWLYRDNLLPKNTFFFGYARSHMKVDELRAKCHKYMKVKDDEQERYEAFWEANRYVAGGYDSRRDFELLDQEMSQYERGPAANRLFYLAVPPFVFEAVTANIRSACMAKKGWTRVIVEKPFGRDLESSAHLSAHLASLFREEQIYRIDHYLGKEMVQNLMILRFGNRLFGPTWNRESIASVLITFKEPFGTEGRGGYFDEFGIIRDVMQNHLLQMLCLTAMEKPASTHPNDIRDEKVKVLKCIPTLTLNDVVLGQYVGDPEGQGEAKEGYLDDPTVPKDSRTPTYASAALRINNERWDGVPFILRCGKALNERKAEVRIQYRDVPGDIFQGQAKRNELVIRVQPGEAIYVKMVTKTPGMSFDMEETELDLTYGARYKHVKMPDAYERLILDVFCGSQMHFVRSDELAEAWRIFTPLLHQIEEDKMKPVPYKYGSRGPREADDLLARNNFKYSGSYKWVKPSSI